In Anser cygnoides isolate HZ-2024a breed goose chromosome Z, Taihu_goose_T2T_genome, whole genome shotgun sequence, a genomic segment contains:
- the LOC136789119 gene encoding E3 ubiquitin-protein ligase Topors-like — protein MDVPSDWTCPACGEGQDDIAYMTPCLHRLCYGCALRWAMKNPSCPFCRETIKTIKYSVRSDDDYLECAVPEPAEHLAEDQQEEQEAVEPVPRAPDLSFPPEVWAAFFREHPENVEPLLAWLQQELETISGSEWWEVAAGLSTVIGYLCVYGLDEEGLVQALQPCLKNQTLPFVVRLITAAVELCSTEIRRQRDRQDAHAAGSQEDSPAAAHSHATSPGGTRAPATTEEEEAPEEPGQAAAGPSAQGRDCLPGVRRRAPKRRASSSLQDSPQPRKRPPRRRH, from the coding sequence ATGGATGTGCCATCGGACTggacctgcccagcctgtggggaAGGTCAGGACGATATTGCCTACATGACCCCCTGTCTCCACCGGCTGTGCTATGGCTGCGCCCTGCGGTGGGCAATGAAGAATCCATCGTgccccttctgcagggagacaATCAAGACCATCAAGTACTCGGTGAGGTCAGATGACGATTACCTGGAGTGTGCTGTCCCAGAGCCTGCCGAGCACCTGGCTGAggaccagcaggaggagcaggaggctgtggagccagtgcccaGGGCTCCTGACCTCAGCTTCCCACCCGAGGTCTGGGCAGCCTTCTTCCGCGAGCACCCGGAAAACGTCGAGCCCCTGCttgcgtggctgcagcaggagctggagaccatCTCTGGCTCCGAGTGGTGGGAGGTGGCTGCGGGCCTGAGCACGGTGATCGGCTACCTGTGCGTCTACGGTCTCGACGAGGAGGGCTTGGTGCAGGCGCTGCAGCCTTGCCTCAAAAACCAGACGCTGCCTTTCGTGGTGCGGCTCATCACtgctgctgtggagctgtgcagcacagagaTCCGCCGGCAGCGTGACCGCCAGGACGCCCacgctgcagggagccaggaggacagccccgcggccgcccacAGCCACGCCACCTCTCCAGGGGGGACTCGTGCCCCTGCCaccacagaagaggaggaggcacctgaggagccagggcaggcggcagcaggtccctctgcccagggcagggactgctTGCCTGGGGTGCGCCGGCGCGCCCCGAagaggagggccagcagcagcctccaggactctccccagccccgcaagAGGCCGCCCCGACGGCGGCACTAG